A genome region from Panicum virgatum strain AP13 chromosome 4K, P.virgatum_v5, whole genome shotgun sequence includes the following:
- the LOC120704701 gene encoding SNF1-related protein kinase catalytic subunit alpha KIN11-like yields the protein MLQRSQQQREEEEEGSSTPVATTPPPSSVGKRPRRTAKPLLPAALRGRYELHSLRGQGTFAEVWEARHLRTGHQVAIKIILAAPQSQISFEVFVMRLLSLRQPQHPHIVRFYEYEAVRSRSGDHTTTYIVMELAEQGQLHDLVAVRERLPEAQARTLFQQLVAGVAYCHRSMVVHRDLKMENVLLDSRGHVKIADFGFSRLWAPGRLQAESCGSPQYAAPELLDGRLYEGPEVDVWSCGVILYAMLCGRLPFDAGTDDISDLRRNIRRGDFRRLPSWVSDDARDLISSMLIVRPQKRATITEVRAHRWLQQDMPRYLQAMLPPPPTTATTSIIISPDAQEYQQPRAVDDDDAATGVELLPVTRHGFDDERGGRVPPAGRPHRAAATARHAAAAATVGAGRRLGRRRAISSDPILHARDDDAPRRWGSWAYYAISSSASTTATAA from the coding sequence atgctGCAGAGATCGCAGCAGCaacgagaggaggaggaggagggctcaTCGACGCCAGTAGCGACGACACCACCGCCGTCGTCAGTAGGCAAGCGGCCAAGAAGGACGGCGAAGCCGCTGCTGCCGGCGGCGCTTCGTGGGAGGTACGAGCTGCACAGCCTGAGAGGGCAGGGCACGTTCGCGGAGGTCTGGGAGGCCAGGCATCTCCGCACGGGCCACCAGGTGGCCATCAAGATCATCCTAGCTGCTCCTCAAAGCCAAATAAGCTTTGAGGTTTTCGTTATGCGTCTGCTCAGCCTCCGGCAGCCGCAGCATCCCCACATCGTCCGCTTCTACGAGTACGAGGCCGTCCGCTCCCGCTCCGGCGACCACACCACCACCTACATCGTCATGGAGCTTGCCGAGCAAGGGCAGCTCCACGACCTCGTCGCCGTCCGGGAGCGGCTGCCCGAGGCCCAGGCCCGCACGCTCTTCCagcagctggtcgccggcgTCGCCTACTGCCACCGCAGCATGGTCGTCCACCGCGACCTCAAGATGGAGAACGTCCTGCTCGACTCCCGGGGCCACGTCAAGATCGCCGACTTCGGCTTCAGCAGGCTGTGGGCCCCAGGGAGGCTGCAGGCGGAGAGCTGCGGGAGCCCGCAGTAcgcggcgccggagctgctggACGGCCGCCTCTACGAGGGCCCCGAGGTCGACGTCTGGAGCTGCGGCGTCATCCTCTACGCCATGCTCTGCGGCCGCCTGCCCTTCGACGCCGGCACCGACGACATCTCCGACCTGCGCAGGAACATCAGGCGCGGCGACTTCCGCCGGCTGCCGTCCTGGGTCTCCGACGATGCCCGGGACCTCATCTCCAGCATGCTCATCGTCCGCCCGCAGAAGCGAGCCACCATCACCGAGGTCAGGGCGCACCGATGGCTTCAGCAGGACATGCCGCGGTACCTGCAGGctatgctgccgccgccgccgacgacggccACCACCAGTATTATTATTAGTCCCGACGCCCAGGAGTACCAACAACCGCGcgcggtcgacgacgacgacgctgcCACCGGCGTGGAGCTGCTACCAGTCACGCGCCACGGGTTCGACGACGAGCGCGGCGGTCGCGTACCACCAGCTGGTCGTCCTCAccgagcagcagcaacagctcgccatgccgccgccgccgccacagtggGCGCTGGGAGGAGGcttggacggcggcgagcgatCAGCTCCGATCCGATCCTCCACGCGCGAGACGACGACGCGCCACGGCGCTGGGGCAGCTGGGCGTACTATGCAATATCCTCGTCAGCTTCTACCACAGCCACCGCCGCCTGA
- the LOC120702309 gene encoding uncharacterized protein LOC120702309, producing the protein MPASSSSSGNTCTSSPPPPPRAMKRELAFALRSLSEISASPGRTRSGRPISSLPDPSASASLKRRKRSDPPPPAAADLVSPPTPPIDAEPPTQPLRDIIEPVDGSNPPTAADHQSNSSAAQEVIAQKMLEAPQPSHAEAEDSLIAKPNVPMEECAAALDAAPTLLESIGAAGNDQCNSSNSDVGSLQPQAADNALAPAPLLVEETTTPLPAAELKPARRFTRSLLKNKPDKEDSAASTSQMTPDDSKEASFDLALLLEKPQRRFTRSLLKTKVESSLVGSDDAHDSASDSPPSVKKMEMKMSKKVACLTKHPGNIRELLNTGLLEGMTVMYIIPHSKKAVLKGVITGCNIRCFCPSCDGSKAVSAYYFEQHAGSTKKHPADYIYLGNGSSLRDVLRASERSPLEALEKTIRSSIGPVVNGSLVNCLNCNEHVLPSSQTEHVLCRRCLESKQPQDHTTPSYPCKSNSSLTPSSKEAFLKISSSKKGGSAGKVTNKDNGLHKLVFNVLLDGTEVAYYVDGQRKVDGYIKDQRIYCNHCNRVVSPSAFEAHAGEGSRRKPYDNIFTSNGVSLHELAMKISKDMERSERETDDLCRECGHGGDIFPCKICPRSFHPACVGLPEAPSEWYCDSCRSLVQKEKALAKNKNAKAAGRQAGVDSIEQIMKRAIRIVPMSDDLGGCALCKKKDFNNAVFDERTVILCDQCEKEYHVGCLQSQWQVELKELPEGEWFCCSSCSGTRLSLEKIISDGAQPLAEPDIEIIRMKHEIRGLCMDTSTDLKWQLLSGKRATEDGRILLSAAVPIFHQSFDPIVEAHTGRDLIPEMVHGRGPKEGMAGQDYGGMYCALLTMGSTVVSAALLRVMGGDVAELPLVATSRDVQGLGYFQALFSCMERVLISLKVKHFVLPAAHEAEGIWMNKFGFSRIPPEELEAHLNGAHLTIFQGTSYLYKAVPLPSSQEKERSEPE; encoded by the exons AtgcccgcgtcctcctcctcaagTGGCAACACCTGTACctcatccccgccgccgccgccgcgggccatgAAGCGCGAGCTCGCGTTCGCGCTTCGGTCCCTCTCCGAGATCTCCGCCTCCCCCGGCCGCACGCGCTCTGGCCGCCCCATCTCTTCCCTACCTGACCCATCAGCATCTGCATCCCTCAAGCGGCGCAAGAGATCCGATCcaccaccacccgccgccgccgatctcgTTTCCCCGCCCACGCCGCCCATCGACGCCGAGCCGCCCACCCAGCCCCTTCGCGACATCATCGAACCGGTCGATGGATCCAATCCTCCCACCGCCGCTGATCACCAATCCAATTCCAGTGCCGCCCAAGAGGTCATTgcacaaaagatgctagaagccCCACAACCGTCGCACGCTGAGGCTGAGGACTCGCTGATTGCAAAGCCGAATGTGCCAATGGAGGAATGTGCTGCTGCGCTGGATGCAGCACCAACTCTGCTGGAATCCATCGGTGCAGCTGGAAACGACCAGTGTAATAGCTCTAACTCAGATGTAGGAAGTCTACAGCCGCAGGCTGCCGACAATGCATTAGCCCCCGCTCCTCTGCTAGTTGAAGAAACTACCACACCATTGCCCGCCGCCGAGCTCAAACCTGCAAGGCGCTTCACTCGTTCCCTGCTCAAGAATAAACCAGACAAAGAAGACTCTGCAGCTAGTACAAGTCAGATGACACCAGATGATAGCAAGGAGGCCTCATTTGATTTGGCTTTGCTGCTGGAGAAGCCTCAAAGAAGGTTCACAAGGTCGCTGCTCAAGACAAAGGTTGAGAGCAGTTTGGTTGGATCTGATGATGCGCATGACAGTGCATCCGACTCCCCTCCATCAGTGAAGAAGATGGAGATGAAGATGTCAAAAAAAGTTGCCTGCCTCACAAAGCACCCTGGAAACATTAGGGAGCTGCTCAACACCGGCCTGCTTGAGGGAATGACAGTTATGTACATCATTCCTCATAGCAAG AAGGCTGTGCTAAAAGGAGTGATTACTGGTTGCAATATACGTTGCTTTTGTCCGTCCTGTGATGGCTCAAAG GCTGTTTCGGCGTATTACTTCGAACAACATGCTGGAAGCACCAAAAAACACCCTGCTGACTACATTTACTTAGGGAATGGCAGTAGTTTGCGTGATGTGCTGCGTGCATCAGAAAGATCTCCCTTGGAGGCTCTGGAAAAAACAATTCGTTCCTCCATTGGTCCAGTGGTTAATGGGAGCCTCGTTAATTGCCTGAATTGCAATG AGCATGTTCTTCCGTCATCACAAACTGAACATGTATTGTGTCGACGTTGCCTCGAGTCAAAGCAACCTCAAGATCATACCACCCCATCATATCCATGTAAGAGCAATTCCAG CCTGACTCCAAGTTCCAAGGAGGCTTTTCTAAAAATATCATCGAGCAAGAAGGGTGGAAGTGCTGGCAAAGTAACAAACAA GGATAATGGACTACACAAATTGGTCTTTAATGTCTTGCTTGATGGCACAGAAGTAGCTTACTATGTTGATGGGCAG AGAAAGGTTGATGGGTATATCAAGGATCAAAGAATCTACTGTAATCACTGCAACAGAGTG GTTAGCCCATCAGCATTCGAAGCTCACGCGGGTGAGGGATCAAGGCGCAAGCC GTATGATAACATCTTCACGTCAAACGGAGTGTCATTGCATGAGCTGGCCATGAAAATATCAAAGGATATGGAACGGTCAGAACGCGAAACGGATGATCTGTGCAGAGAATGCGGTCATGGGGGAGATATTTTCCCATGCAAAATCTGTCCAAGGTCATTTCATCCAg CTTGTGTTGGACTGCCTGAAGCACCCTCAGAATGGTATTGTGATAGTTGCAGGAGTCTTGTACAAAAAGAAAAGGCTTTGGCAAAGAACAAAAACGCTAAAGCTGCTGGGAGGCAAGCTGGAGTTGATTCCATTGAACAGATAATGAAGAGGGCTATACGAATTGTCCCCATGTCTGATGATCTTGGAGGCTGTGCTCTATGCAA AAAGAAAGACTTCAACAATGCTGTATTTGATGAGCGCACTGTGATACTCTGTGACCAA TGTGAGAAAGAATATCATGTAGGATGTTTGCAGAGTCAATGGCAGGTAGAACTAAAG GAATTGCCAGAGGGGGAGTGGTTCTGTTGCAGTAGTTGCTCTGGGACACGACTGTCATTGGAAAAGATAATCTCCGATGGAGCTCAACCATTGGCGGAGCCAGATATTGAAATCATAAGGATGAAACATGAGATAAGAGGTTTATGCATGGACACCAGTACAGATCTCAAATGGCAATTACTTTCTGGTAAAAGAGCTACTGAAGATGGAAGGATATTGCTCTCAGCTGCAGTGCCGATTTTTCAT CAATCCTTTGATCCTATTGTTGAAGCTCACACCGGTAGGGATCTCATTCCTGAGATGGTTCATGG GAGGGGGCCTAAGGAGGGGATGGCTGGCCAAGATTACGGCGGAATGTACTGTGCATTGTTGACCATGGG CTCTACTGTGGTGTCAGCAGCACTTTTGCGTGTCATGGGAGGTGATGTGGCTGAGCTACCCCTGGTTGCTACAAGTCGGGATGTTCAAGGGCTG GGCTACTTCCAGGCATTGTTCTCATGCATGGAGAGGGTGCTAATCTCGCTGAAGGTCAAGCACTTTGTGCTTCCAGCTGCCCATGAAGCTGAAGGAATATGGATGAATAAATTTGGCTTCTCTCGGATCCCTCCAGAAGAG CTGGAAGCTCATCTTAACGGGGCGCACCTGACTATATTCCAGGGGACATCGTACCTGTATAAGGCTGTTCCTCTGCCATCATCCCAGGAAAAAGAGAGATCGGAGCCGGAGTAA
- the LOC120702310 gene encoding U-box domain-containing protein 12-like — MPARVAAEIAALPEPRGPMRRLCGDLARRIRLLAPLLQQLQGALPLADALGAARDLLRAVHDGSKIYQAMRGDGLLDRFASVNRQIQLALDALPYHTFDMPEEVQEQVALVHSQFKRAATRTDPPDVQLSKDISSALADKTFDPLVFTRISEKLQLQTMADIKKESVALHEMVISSGGEPDGCVEEMSSLLKKLKDCVITEKAPTPETLTARSASIKHTSPIIPDEFRCPISLELMQDPVIVSSGQTYERSCIQKWLDSGHKTCPKTQQPLSHTSLTPNFVLKSLIAQWCEANGIELPKNKANSRDRKSAKSSDYDHAGLVSLMTRLRGGNQYEQRAAAGEIRLLAKRNVNNRICIAEAGAIPLLVNLLSSSDPRTQEHAVTALLNLSIHENNKASIVASHAIPKIVEVLKTGSMEARENAAATLFSLSVVDENKVTIGGAGAIPPLINLLCDGSPRGKKDAATAIFNLCIYQGNKIRVVKAGIVIHLMNFLVDPTGGMTDEALTLLAILAGNPEARAVIAQSDPIPPLVEVIKTGSPRNRENAAAILWSLCCADVEQTRAAKAAGAEDALKELLESGTDRAKRKSSSILELMRQAEEA, encoded by the exons ATGCCTGCGCGTGTGGCGGCGGAGATCGCCGCGCTCCCGGAGCCGCGCGGGCCCATGCGCCGCCTCTGCGGCGACCTCGCGCGCCGCATCCGCCTCCTCGCGCCCCTCCTCCAGCAGCTCCAGGGCGCCTTGCCTCTCGCCGACGCACTCGGGGCAGCGCGCGACCTCCTCCGCGCAGTTCACGACGGCAGCAAGATCTACCAG GCGATGCGGGGGGATGGCCTGCTCGACCGCTTCGCAAGCGTCAACAGGCAGATTCAGCTGGCCCTGGATGCCTTGCCTTACCACACCTTCGACATGCCTGAAGAAGTGCAGGAGCAG GTCGCGCTTGTGCATTCTCAGTTCAAAAGGGCTGCCACCAGAACGGATCCACCAGACGTGCAGCTTTCAAAGGATATATCCTCCGCCCTCGCTGACAAGACCTTTGACCCTCTGGTTTTCACAAGGATCTCAGAGAAGCTGCAATTGCAGACCATGGCCGATATCAAGAAAGAATCCGTcgccctgcacgagatggtcaTCTCCAGTGGCGGCGAACCTGATGGCTGCGTCGAGGAGATGTCTTCCTTGCTCAAGAAGCTCAAAGACTGTGTCATCACTGAAAAAGCTCCCACACCAGAGACACTCACCGCCAGGTCTGCCTCCATAAAGCACACATCTCCAATCATCCCCGATGAATTCAGATGCCCGATATCCCTTGAGCTCATGCAAGACCCTGTCATCGTCTCCAGCGGACAG ACATACGAGCGATCATGCATCCAGAAATGGCTTGATTCTGGACATAAGACATGCCCTAAGACGCAGCAGCCTCTCTCACATACCTCACTGACACCAAACTTCGTCCTCAAAAGCCTAATAGCTCAGTGGTGTGAAGCCAACGGCATTGAGCTTCCAAAGAACAAGGCAAATTCCAGAGATAGGAAATCAGCAAAAAGCTCTGACTATGACCATGCTGGTCTAGTCTCACTAATGACCAGGCTGAGGGGTGGGAACCAATATGAGCAGCGGGCTGCTGCTGGTGAGATCCGTTTGCTTGCAAAGAGAAATGTCAACAACCGGATATGCATTGCCGAAGCAGGAGCAATTCCCTTGCTTGTCAATCTACTCTCCTCTTCGGATCCAAGAACGCAGGAACATGCTGTCACTGCGCTCCTTAACCTCTCCATCCATGAGAACAACAAGGCAAGCATTGTGGCCTCTCATGCTATCCCTAAGATTGTGGAAGTGCTTAAAACTGGGAGCATGGAAGCCAGAGAGAACGCAGCCGCTACACTATTCAGCTTGTCAGTTGTTGATGAAAACAAGGTTACAATTGGTGGTGCTGGTGCAATACCTCCACTCATTAATCTTCTGTGCGATGGGAGCCCAAGAGGCAAGAAAGATGCAGCAACAGCAATTTTTAATCTGTGCATATATCAGGGAAATAAGATCCGAGTAGTCAAAGCTGGAATTGTCATCCATCTGATGAACTTCTTGGTGGATCCTACTGGGGGAATGACTGATGAGGCACTCACTCTTCTGGCTATCCTTGCTGGTAACCCTGAAGCCAGGGCTGTAATTGCGCAGTCAGATCCAATCCCCCCACTTGTAGAGGTAATTAAAACAGGGTCTCCTCGCAACAGAGAGAACGCTGCAGCCATTCTGTGGTCGCTTTGTTGTGCTGATGTTGAGCAAACGAGGGCTGCAAAAGCTGCTGGAGCGGAGGATGCACTCAAGGAACTGTTGGAGTCTGGCACGGACCGTGCAAAGAGAAAATCTTCTAGCATTCTGGAACTCATGCGGCAAGCTGAAGAAGCATGA